One segment of Spirochaetota bacterium DNA contains the following:
- a CDS encoding DUF4868 domain-containing protein — MKLNLLALMTDNSLRRIVSNGDLQNELTKYFLEIKSQFEKNKEEVDFDGRYSVDEDQILVIKNYNISENILNAVENPLTLNILKLKDEVDYIKSLLCGIVDKTNTNNTFVIFQSFDRRKVLSKSFTLLNTNDTYTKLSDPGLIINERIDLLYRQNKILFLSFHNARKIFDLSDYYKEATNEDLKEFVKIGIINVEDENWFIDNADSVIRKKVALLQKNQVLSNTTLVNIQKQAAKFGLEITVKDNKIHLPKDKATIKNIIKFLDEDYFIAPLTGRQCITNSKRYLQDNTSTSPVHR; from the coding sequence TTGCCTTAATGACAGATAATTCTCTGCGCAGAATTGTTTCAAACGGTGATTTACAGAATGAATTGACAAAGTATTTTCTCGAGATAAAAAGTCAATTTGAAAAAAATAAAGAGGAAGTCGATTTTGACGGTCGTTATTCTGTAGATGAAGATCAAATTCTAGTTATTAAAAATTACAACATATCTGAAAACATATTAAATGCAGTAGAAAATCCTTTAACTTTAAATATATTAAAATTGAAAGATGAGGTTGATTATATCAAATCGTTATTGTGTGGTATAGTCGATAAAACAAATACTAACAATACTTTTGTGATTTTTCAATCTTTTGACAGAAGAAAAGTTTTGTCTAAATCTTTTACTTTGTTAAACACGAACGATACTTACACTAAGCTCAGTGATCCAGGATTAATAATTAATGAACGTATTGATTTGCTTTATCGACAAAATAAAATTTTGTTTTTGTCATTCCATAATGCCAGAAAAATTTTTGACTTATCAGATTACTATAAGGAAGCGACAAATGAAGATTTAAAGGAATTTGTAAAAATAGGCATCATTAATGTTGAAGATGAGAACTGGTTTATTGATAATGCTGATTCCGTAATAAGAAAAAAGGTTGCACTTTTACAAAAAAATCAAGTGTTATCGAATACTACATTAGTTAATATACAGAAGCAGGCAGCAAAATTTGGCTTGGAAATTACCGTTAAAGACAACAAGATACATTTGCCAAAAGACAAAGCCACAATAAAAAACATAATAAAGTTTTTAGACGAAGATTATTTCATTGCACCACTTACTGGCAGACAATGTATCACAAATTCTAAAAGATA